Proteins encoded within one genomic window of Bombus terrestris chromosome 11, iyBomTerr1.2, whole genome shotgun sequence:
- the LOC100650736 gene encoding metabotropic glutamate receptor: MSQPFVQMLILLLSLHQLSVLSQSKAHSERESVLIPGDIVLGGLFPVHEKGGASCGPSVYNRGVQRLEAMLFAVDQINKDKKILPGITLGVHILDTCGRDTYALNQSLHFVRASLSNLDISVLECADKSVPRVKKTASAGPIFGVIGGSYSSVSLQVANLLRLFHIPQISPASTAKALSDKTRFDYFARTVPPDTFQSIALVDVVKSANWSYVSTVYSEGSYGEYGIEVFTREATERNVCIAVAAKVPSAADDRVFDDIIQRLSKKPNARAVILFTRAEDARGILEAARRSNMTASSQPFQWLASDGWGRQIKLVEGLEEEAEGAITVELQSENIPGFDEYMASLTPDSNRRNPWFSEYWEEVFGCVLKKNIRLVGNQNSTMCSLKLRLTSETGYEQESKVQFVVDAVYAFALALHNLQRDVCTKTSGLCAAMANYDRALFYRNYLLNVSFTDTAGSEVKFDEHGDGLARYEILNFRKSATNGSNGYHYRVVGKWFNSLDIRTEELVWARGTKDLPISACSLPCESGMIKKQQGDTCCWVCDQCEEYEYVYDEYTCVDCGPGKWPHEDKRGCYELPINHIRWNSAFAIAPAVISCLGIVATLAVACLLFHHRDTPVVRASGRELTIILLAGVLVCYLNTFLLLATPTTVTCILQRFGVGVSFSAVYGALLTKTNRIARIFDSASRSAVRPRYISPASQVCIAAALIALQVVLTLVWMIIEPPGRRFSYPDRKQVILKCNIQDMSFLFSQLYNALLILISTVYAVKTRKIPENFNESKFIGFTMYTTCIIWLAFVPIYFGTGNAHETQITTLCVAISLSATVTLVCLYSPKVYIIVFQPDKNIRRKVTMGDKSKKQGSSAGTSSITKYTGCELTSESMPLQSALTAAVQTSVGVTEISLASNTSGKTNNEQVAQL, encoded by the exons ATGAGCCAGCCTTTCGTTCAGATGTTGATTCTGCTGCTATCACTGCACCAGCTATCGGTGTTGAGTCAATCGAAGGCGCACAGCGAGCGGGAATCAGTGCTGATCCCTGGCGACATTGTTCTGGGAGGACTGTTTCCGGTGCACGAGAAGGGCGGCGCCTCTTGCGGGCCAAGCGTCTACAATCGAGGCGTGCAACGACTCGAGGCGATGCTGTTTGCCGTGGATCAGATCAACAAAGACAAGAAGATACTTCCAGGTATCACGCTGGGCGTACACATCCTTGACACCTGTGGCAGAGATACGTACGCGCTCAACCAAAGTCTGCATTTTGTTCGAGCATCTCTGTCTAATTTGGATATCAGCGTGCTTGAGTGCGCGGACAAATCCGTGCCCAGGGTGAAGAAGACGGCCAGCGCTGGGCCGATCTTCGGCGTTATCGGAGGTTCCTATAGCTCCGTGTCGTTACAAGTGGCAAATTTGCTGAGGTTGTTTCACATTCCACAGATCTCGCCTGCTTCTACCGCTAAGGCGCTTAGCGATAAGACCAG GTTCGACTATTTCGCGAGGACGGTGCCTCCGGACACATTCCAATCGATCGCGTTGGTGGACGTGGTGAAAAGTGCAAATTGGTCCTATGTCTCGACCGTCTACTCCGAGGGTAGCTATGGAGAATACGGGATCGAGGTGTTCACCAGGGAAGCGACAGAACGTAACGTGTGCATCGCGGTAGCGGCGAAAGTGCCTAGCGCCGCAGACGATCGTGTATTCGACGATATCATCCAGAGACTGAGTAAAAAACCGAATGCCAGAGCTGTAATTCTGTTTACCCGCGCAGAGGACGCTAGAGGAATCCTCGAAGCGGCCAGAAGATCCAACATGACAGCATCCAGTCAACCGTTTCAATGGCTGGCCAGCGATGGTTGGGGTCGTCAAATCAAACTCGTAGAGGGTCTCGAAGAAGAAGCCGAAGGCGCTATCACGGTAGAGCTTCAATCGGAGAACATTCCAGGCTTCGACGAGTACATGGCCTCCTTAACTCCGGACTCGAACCGTCGAAACCCTTGGTTCAGCGAATACTGGGAGGAAGTGTTCGGTTGCGTTCTCAAAAAGAATATCAGACTCGTAGGAAATCAAAATAGCACCATGTGCTCGTTGAAGCTTAGATTGACCTCGGAAACCGGATATGAGCAAGAGTCGAAGGTTCAATTCGTCGTGGATGCCGTGTACGCTTTCGCGTTGGCACTGCACAACCTTCAGAGGGACGTGTGCACGAAAACCAGCGGTTTATGCGCCGCGATGGCGAACTACGACCGAGCCCTATTCTATAGAAACTACCTGCTGAACGTGTCCTTTACAG ACACTGCTGGCAGCGAGGTAAAGTTCGACGAGCACGGGGACGGGCTGGCGCGCTACGAAATCCTCAACTTTCGGAAATCGGCAACCAACGGGTCTAATGGATATCACTATCGG GTGGTAGGAAAATGGTTCAACTCATTGGATATTCGCACGGAGGAACTGGTCTGGGCGCGAGGCACCAAGGATCTACCAATCTCGGCATGCTCGCTACCCTGCGAGTCAGGTATGATAAAGAAGCAACAGGGTGACACTTGTTGCTGGGTATGCGACCAGTGCGAGGAGTACGAGTACGTCTACGACGAGTACACCTGCGTGGACTGTGGCCCGGGCAAATGGCCACACGAAGACAAGAGGGGCTGCTACGAGTTGCCCATCAACCACATCAGATGGAACAGCGCGTTTGCGATCGCGCCAGCGGTGATTTCGTGTCTTGGAATCGTGGCCACCCTCGCAGTCGCGTGTCTATTGTTCCACCATAGAGACACACCCGTAGTTAGAGCGTCAGGACGTGAACTTACGATCATTTTGCTGGCTGGAGTGCTCGTTTGTTACCTGAACACGTTCCTGTTGCTGGCAACGCCTACTACAGTTACCTGCATTCTTCAGAGGTTCGGTGTGGGGGTGAGTTTCAGTGCAGTTTATGGAGCACTATTGACCAAGACGAATAGGATCGCCAGAATCTTCGATTCTGCATCGAGGTCGGCCGTTAGGCCAAGGTACATTAGTCCTGCGTCCCAAGTCTGCATCGCGGCCGCGCTGATCGCATTGCAg GTGGTTTTGACCCTGGTATGGATGATCATCGAACCACCGGGAAGAAGATTCTCCTACCCAGACCGCAAGCAGGTGATCCTCAAGTGTAATATCCAGGACATGAGCTTCCTCTTCTCCCAGTTGTACAACGCGTTGCTAATCCTAATCTCAACAGTGTACGCGGTGAAGACACGGAAAATACCGGAAAACTTCAACGAGAGCAAGTTCATCGGCTTTACTATGTACACCACCTGTATCATCTGGCTGGCATTCGTGCCGATCTACTTTGGAACAGGAAACGCACACGAGACTCAAATTACCACGCTCTGCGTGGCGATTAGTTTAAGCGCCACGGTGACATTAGTTTGCTTATATTCGCCAAAGGTGTACATCATCGTCTTTCAACCGGACAAAAACATCCGCAGGAAAGTCACTATGGGGGATAAGTCTAAGAAGCAAGGGAGTAGCGCAGGAACTTCTTCTATTACCAAAT ACACGGGATGTGAACTAACCAGCGAGAGCATGCCTCTCCAGAGTGCACTGACGGCCGCGGTACAGACGTCTGTAGGCGTGACGGAGATCTCCCTAGCGTCGAACACATCGGGCAAAACTAATAACGAGCAAGTAGCGCAGCTGTAG
- the LOC100650972 gene encoding lipoamide acyltransferase component of branched-chain alpha-keto acid dehydrogenase complex, mitochondrial isoform X2, which produces MALTWRLTVTALLGRNVRDQKCRFFSVSCFRCGTVVPFKLSDIGEGIRDVTIKEWFVKPGDRVSQFDNICEVQSDKASVTITSRYDGLIKALHYKVDDVALIGDSLLDIELDGDNGNMEVKTMISDKQHPQQQTIKTDNKQSVKGDEEDCAVKYGLEKALTTPAVRRIAMENNIKLKDVISTGKGNRILKEDILTHLEKMSTSSERKRIEEKPTAETVIPIKGYTKHMWKTMTQSLSIPHFVYSDECNVNRLMDYRNEVKDSVKEQGVSLSLMPFFIKAASRALEKIPQLNAWLDEENQTLRIQKRHNIGIAMDTPEGLIVPNIKNVQDLDIIEIAKQLNRLQELGRKSSIPPDDLSNTTFSLSNIGVVGGTYTKPVILPPQIVIGAFGRVQKLPRFDDKGNVEAANIIFINWAADHRVVDGVTMAKYSNLWKHYIENPIFLLIGA; this is translated from the exons ATGGCCTTAACCTGGAGATTGACAGTCACGGCACTTCTG GGTAGAAATGTACGCGATCAAAAATGTCGATTCTTCTCCGTAAGCTGCTTTCGCTGCGGGACCGTCGTCCCCTTCAAACTATCGGATATCGGAGAAGGAATTCGAGACGTCACGATAAAAGAGTG GTTCGTGAAACCAGGCGACCGGGTGTCTCAATTCGATAACATTTGTGAGGTTCAAAGCGACAAAGCATCTGTGACGATTACCAGCCGTTACGACGGATTAATTAAAGCCTTGCACTACAAGGTGGACGACGTAGCTCTGATAGGAGATTCATTGCTGGACATCGAACTAGATGGTGATAATGGGAACATGGAAGTTAAGACGATGATCTCTGACAAACAGCATCCGCAACAACAAACTATAAAAACCGATAACAAGCAGAGCGTTAAAGGCGACGAGGAAGACTGTGCAGTAAAATATGGGTTAGAAAAGGCGCTAACAACTCCTGCGGTCAGAAGAATAGCTATGGAGAATAATATTAAGCTGAAGGACGTCATTTCTACGGGCAAAGGTAATCGAATACTTAAAGAGGATATATTGACTCATTTAGAAAAAATGTCTACTAGCTCCGAGAGAAAAAGGATCGAAGAAAAACCAACGGCGGAAACGGTGATACCGATAAAAGGCTATACCAAGCATATGTGGAAAACGATGACGCAGTCTTTG AGTATACCACACTTTGTGTACAGCGATGAGTGTAACGTTAACAGACTGATGGACTACCGAAACGAAGTGAAGGATTCGGTGAAAGAGCAAGGTGTTTCTTTAAGCTTGATGCCGTTTTTCATAAAAGCCGCATCTAGAGCATTAGAAAAGATACCACAGCTAAACGCCTGGCTTGATGAAGAAAATCAAACGTTACGTATTCAAAAGAGGCATAACATCGGCATTGCTATGGATACACCTGAGGGCTTAATTGTaccgaatattaaaaatgttcagGATTTAGATATTATAGAGATTGCGAAACAATTAAATCGTCTTCAAGAACTTGGAAGAAAATCTTCGATCCCGCCGGACGATTTATCGAACACAACGTTTTCACTGTCAAACATAGGTGTT GTGGGCGGTACATATACAAAACCGGTGATTCTTCCTCCACAAATTGTGATCGGCGCGTTTGGAAGAGTGCAGAAATTACCACGCTTCGACGATAAAGGAAACGTAGAAGCCgcaaacataattttcattaactGGGCTGCCGATCATCGAGTAGTGGATGGCGTCACAATGGCTAAGTATTCAAATCTCTGGAAACATTACATTGAAAACCCTATATTTTTATTGATAGGAGCTTGA
- the LOC100650972 gene encoding lipoamide acyltransferase component of branched-chain alpha-keto acid dehydrogenase complex, mitochondrial isoform X1: MRSQASELSIELSTSYRRVIEQYLRGRNVRDQKCRFFSVSCFRCGTVVPFKLSDIGEGIRDVTIKEWFVKPGDRVSQFDNICEVQSDKASVTITSRYDGLIKALHYKVDDVALIGDSLLDIELDGDNGNMEVKTMISDKQHPQQQTIKTDNKQSVKGDEEDCAVKYGLEKALTTPAVRRIAMENNIKLKDVISTGKGNRILKEDILTHLEKMSTSSERKRIEEKPTAETVIPIKGYTKHMWKTMTQSLSIPHFVYSDECNVNRLMDYRNEVKDSVKEQGVSLSLMPFFIKAASRALEKIPQLNAWLDEENQTLRIQKRHNIGIAMDTPEGLIVPNIKNVQDLDIIEIAKQLNRLQELGRKSSIPPDDLSNTTFSLSNIGVVGGTYTKPVILPPQIVIGAFGRVQKLPRFDDKGNVEAANIIFINWAADHRVVDGVTMAKYSNLWKHYIENPIFLLIGA; encoded by the exons atgCGATCGCAGGCGAGTGAGTTATCTATCGAGTTATCGACGAGTTATCGACGAGTTATCGAGCAGTATTTACGG GGTAGAAATGTACGCGATCAAAAATGTCGATTCTTCTCCGTAAGCTGCTTTCGCTGCGGGACCGTCGTCCCCTTCAAACTATCGGATATCGGAGAAGGAATTCGAGACGTCACGATAAAAGAGTG GTTCGTGAAACCAGGCGACCGGGTGTCTCAATTCGATAACATTTGTGAGGTTCAAAGCGACAAAGCATCTGTGACGATTACCAGCCGTTACGACGGATTAATTAAAGCCTTGCACTACAAGGTGGACGACGTAGCTCTGATAGGAGATTCATTGCTGGACATCGAACTAGATGGTGATAATGGGAACATGGAAGTTAAGACGATGATCTCTGACAAACAGCATCCGCAACAACAAACTATAAAAACCGATAACAAGCAGAGCGTTAAAGGCGACGAGGAAGACTGTGCAGTAAAATATGGGTTAGAAAAGGCGCTAACAACTCCTGCGGTCAGAAGAATAGCTATGGAGAATAATATTAAGCTGAAGGACGTCATTTCTACGGGCAAAGGTAATCGAATACTTAAAGAGGATATATTGACTCATTTAGAAAAAATGTCTACTAGCTCCGAGAGAAAAAGGATCGAAGAAAAACCAACGGCGGAAACGGTGATACCGATAAAAGGCTATACCAAGCATATGTGGAAAACGATGACGCAGTCTTTG AGTATACCACACTTTGTGTACAGCGATGAGTGTAACGTTAACAGACTGATGGACTACCGAAACGAAGTGAAGGATTCGGTGAAAGAGCAAGGTGTTTCTTTAAGCTTGATGCCGTTTTTCATAAAAGCCGCATCTAGAGCATTAGAAAAGATACCACAGCTAAACGCCTGGCTTGATGAAGAAAATCAAACGTTACGTATTCAAAAGAGGCATAACATCGGCATTGCTATGGATACACCTGAGGGCTTAATTGTaccgaatattaaaaatgttcagGATTTAGATATTATAGAGATTGCGAAACAATTAAATCGTCTTCAAGAACTTGGAAGAAAATCTTCGATCCCGCCGGACGATTTATCGAACACAACGTTTTCACTGTCAAACATAGGTGTT GTGGGCGGTACATATACAAAACCGGTGATTCTTCCTCCACAAATTGTGATCGGCGCGTTTGGAAGAGTGCAGAAATTACCACGCTTCGACGATAAAGGAAACGTAGAAGCCgcaaacataattttcattaactGGGCTGCCGATCATCGAGTAGTGGATGGCGTCACAATGGCTAAGTATTCAAATCTCTGGAAACATTACATTGAAAACCCTATATTTTTATTGATAGGAGCTTGA